A DNA window from Alicyclobacillus vulcanalis contains the following coding sequences:
- a CDS encoding Ppx/GppA phosphatase family protein yields the protein MQNRVAIVDLGSNSCRMSIFEIDGDSYRPVYEVKQNVRLAEGMTGSRRLTQASVERAIACLRQFVRQGSLHDVDEWMPVATAALRQAENGEEVRRTMEKETGLAFRVLSGEEEARYGFLGVVNTMPVQNAVIFDIGGASSEIALMRDRALIRAASLPYGALNLREMFGRYGEQACVRMAADEAANALAQYSWVQEGELLPLVGLGGTARALAKLFLAETHRKTPRLHGFELPASYVEPKLKQLQQMSINKRRKMKGIAKHRAEIITTGLAVLATFVRTLKPPSLFVSRCGIREGLLFERLLGPRDPVVPSVLEFSVRNFQRHFRIDRAAAGAVADMAMRLSAELSSRLSLEASDRLVLWTAAQVESAGAFVHPERWRDHAAYLVLHSDLYGLKPSEWQLVAQVVRFDLRDPRAKKLSLLLRLSRWLALELGVEPHEVSRVKGNEILVETRRRIRDMIDDTADAKVVDDLRKALQITCHFRELGSVVNPSVRLMAK from the coding sequence ATGCAAAACCGCGTGGCCATCGTCGATCTCGGCTCGAACTCGTGTCGCATGTCCATCTTCGAGATCGACGGGGATTCGTATCGCCCCGTGTATGAAGTCAAACAAAACGTCCGCCTCGCCGAGGGCATGACGGGCAGTCGCCGTCTGACCCAAGCGAGCGTGGAGCGAGCCATCGCGTGTCTCCGCCAGTTTGTGCGGCAGGGGTCGCTTCACGACGTGGACGAGTGGATGCCCGTTGCAACCGCCGCCCTCCGGCAGGCCGAAAACGGCGAAGAGGTCAGGCGCACAATGGAAAAGGAGACCGGCCTCGCCTTCCGCGTGCTGAGCGGCGAAGAAGAGGCTCGCTACGGCTTTCTCGGCGTCGTCAACACGATGCCCGTCCAGAACGCCGTCATCTTCGACATCGGCGGAGCCTCGAGCGAGATCGCCCTCATGCGCGATCGCGCCCTGATCCGAGCGGCGAGCCTGCCTTACGGCGCGCTCAACCTGCGCGAGATGTTTGGCAGGTACGGAGAGCAGGCGTGCGTGCGCATGGCAGCGGACGAGGCGGCGAACGCCCTCGCCCAGTACAGCTGGGTGCAGGAAGGGGAACTTCTTCCGCTGGTGGGCCTCGGCGGGACGGCGCGCGCGCTGGCCAAGCTGTTCTTGGCGGAAACGCATCGCAAAACGCCGCGCCTCCACGGCTTCGAGCTGCCGGCTTCCTACGTGGAACCGAAGCTGAAACAGCTCCAGCAGATGAGCATCAACAAGCGCCGCAAGATGAAGGGCATTGCGAAGCACCGCGCGGAGATTATCACGACGGGCCTGGCCGTCCTGGCCACCTTCGTGCGAACGCTGAAGCCCCCCTCGCTCTTCGTCAGCCGGTGCGGCATCCGCGAGGGGCTCCTGTTTGAGCGCCTGCTCGGTCCCAGGGATCCCGTGGTTCCGTCCGTGCTCGAATTCAGTGTGCGAAACTTCCAACGCCACTTTCGGATCGATCGCGCCGCCGCCGGAGCCGTTGCCGACATGGCGATGCGGCTCAGCGCGGAACTGTCGTCCCGCCTGAGCCTTGAGGCGAGCGATCGCCTCGTGCTCTGGACCGCCGCGCAAGTCGAAAGCGCGGGCGCGTTCGTCCACCCCGAGCGCTGGCGCGACCACGCGGCCTATCTTGTGCTTCACTCGGACCTGTACGGGCTCAAACCGAGCGAATGGCAGCTCGTGGCGCAGGTGGTGCGCTTTGACCTGCGAGATCCGAGGGCTAAAAAGCTGTCGCTTTTGTTACGCCTGTCGCGATGGCTCGCCCTGGAGCTCGGCGTCGAGCCGCACGAGGTCTCAAGGGTGAAAGGCAATGAAATTCTGGTGGAAACGCGTCGCCGGATCCGCGACATGATCGACGACACGGCGGACGCCAAGGTCGTCGACGACCTGCGCAAGGCGCTTCAAATCACGTGCCACTTTCGCGAGCTGGGTTCGGTCGTCAACCCGTCGGTGCGCTTGATGGCGAAGTGA